A genomic segment from Vicinamibacterales bacterium encodes:
- a CDS encoding phosphatidate cytidylyltransferase — translation MKRVISALVVLAVLVGTLWWLPPWVTFVLAEIVVLLALVEYARLAERVGMAVPTGIVVVAGLAICASIAWDYAVAPVLMTAMVAVGAAAVGRGSVQRSDGWFYTVGLFGPLYVGLPIGTLAAIHLRQGPELVFLLLFVIVASDISQIYGGRALGRRALAPTISPKKTVEGAICGIVAGAVAVVLVGKWSGLDLQPLQAGAFGAALAGFGIIGDLFESKLKREAGVKDTSGLIPGHGGILDRLDSWLFAIPLFDVVIRGM, via the coding sequence ATGAAGCGTGTAATCAGCGCTCTAGTCGTATTGGCAGTTCTTGTTGGGACGCTTTGGTGGCTGCCACCCTGGGTAACGTTCGTTCTTGCAGAGATTGTCGTACTGCTTGCCCTGGTCGAGTATGCGAGATTGGCAGAACGGGTAGGCATGGCTGTGCCAACTGGAATTGTTGTGGTAGCCGGACTAGCGATTTGCGCGTCCATCGCTTGGGACTACGCGGTGGCGCCGGTGCTTATGACCGCAATGGTCGCCGTGGGTGCTGCCGCGGTCGGTCGAGGTAGTGTTCAACGTTCGGATGGTTGGTTCTACACCGTTGGACTGTTCGGACCGCTTTACGTGGGTCTTCCAATAGGGACCCTCGCTGCCATTCATTTGAGGCAAGGACCAGAGTTAGTATTTCTATTGCTGTTCGTCATCGTGGCGAGCGACATTTCGCAGATTTACGGAGGTAGAGCGCTAGGCCGTCGTGCACTGGCCCCGACCATAAGTCCGAAGAAGACTGTAGAAGGCGCGATTTGCGGAATCGTGGCAGGTGCTGTGGCGGTGGTATTAGTTGGAAAATGGAGTGGTTTGGATCTTCAACCGTTACAAGCTGGGGCATTCGGTGCTGCATTGGCGGGATTCGGGATTATTGGCGATCTGTTCGAATCGAAGTTAAAGCGCGAGGCTGGTGTGAAAGATACGTCGGGGTTGATCCCAGGCCATGGTGGCATTCTGGATCGCCTCGATAGTTGGCTCTTTGCCATTCCGCTCTTCGACGTTGTGATCAGGGGAATGTGA
- the truA gene encoding tRNA pseudouridine(38-40) synthase TruA: MHRTIKLTIAYEGSGYVGWQRQPNGRSIQGLIEDSFRRIEGAPVTIIGAGRTDAGVHALGQVASARITHAIGVADLVRALNAILPPDIRVLEAIEMPNSFDARKSSVGKVYRYRVVTGPFVSPFERRYAWHIERPLDCRAMQDGGKAFLGEHDFAGFQTTGSDVKTSVRRISRLDVNEGDLDRTAGGGRLMTIEVEGNGFLRHMVRTIVGTLVEVGTQQRVPADIAQVLESRNRAKAGPTAPAEGLFLVRVNY; the protein is encoded by the coding sequence ATGCACAGAACCATCAAGCTTACGATCGCTTACGAAGGTTCTGGATATGTTGGTTGGCAACGGCAACCGAACGGACGGTCGATACAAGGCCTAATCGAGGACTCGTTTAGGCGCATCGAGGGTGCGCCGGTCACAATTATTGGCGCAGGGCGGACTGATGCGGGCGTACACGCGCTTGGGCAAGTAGCGAGTGCACGAATCACTCACGCCATTGGAGTGGCTGACTTAGTCCGCGCGCTCAATGCCATACTGCCTCCTGACATCAGAGTCCTTGAGGCGATCGAGATGCCTAACAGCTTTGATGCTAGGAAGAGTTCTGTGGGCAAGGTGTATCGGTATAGGGTTGTTACCGGTCCCTTTGTGAGTCCGTTTGAGCGTCGTTACGCTTGGCATATCGAGAGACCATTGGATTGCAGGGCTATGCAGGACGGAGGTAAGGCATTTCTTGGCGAGCACGACTTTGCCGGGTTTCAGACAACCGGAAGCGACGTAAAAACTTCCGTTCGCCGGATTAGTCGTCTCGATGTTAATGAGGGCGATCTGGATCGTACTGCTGGAGGTGGCCGGCTCATGACGATCGAAGTGGAGGGAAACGGTTTTCTCCGTCACATGGTTCGAACAATCGTTGGAACCCTCGTTGAGGTTGGTACGCAGCAGCGAGTGCCAGCTGATATTGCTCAGGTGCTAGAGTCGCGAAACCGTGCTAAAGCAGGACCGACGGCCCCTGCTGAAGGCCTGTTTCTTGTGCGGGTCAACTACTAA
- the pyrE gene encoding orotate phosphoribosyltransferase, with protein MNSDQILELFRDAGALSFGHFRLSSGLHSQGYLQCAQVLQHPSHARTLGEAIAVRAGVWDPVTVLSPAMGGVVIGHEVAHGLNVRAIFAERTAGDLSLRRGFVLVPGERVLVVEDVITTGKSTRETIELARQAGAEVVGAAAIIDRGSGTELEVPWFALARVELPTYDPGRCPLCQSKTPIVKPGSRPDSNPR; from the coding sequence ATGAATTCAGATCAAATCCTTGAATTGTTTAGAGACGCTGGAGCCCTCTCGTTTGGTCACTTCCGGCTTTCGTCAGGTCTACACAGTCAGGGATACCTCCAATGTGCGCAGGTGCTTCAGCATCCTTCGCATGCCCGCACCCTTGGCGAAGCCATTGCGGTGCGGGCAGGAGTGTGGGACCCAGTAACGGTGCTTTCCCCTGCAATGGGCGGCGTTGTCATCGGCCATGAGGTTGCACACGGGCTCAACGTTCGGGCTATTTTCGCTGAGAGGACAGCAGGCGACTTGAGCCTGCGAAGGGGATTTGTTCTTGTGCCGGGTGAGCGTGTTCTTGTGGTTGAGGATGTCATCACTACAGGTAAATCAACGCGTGAAACGATCGAACTTGCGCGGCAAGCGGGTGCTGAAGTTGTTGGTGCAGCAGCAATCATCGATCGGGGTTCCGGCACAGAATTGGAGGTGCCATGGTTCGCCTTGGCCAGGGTAGAACTTCCTACCTACGACCCGGGTCGCTGCCCGCTTTGCCAGTCTAAGACTCCAATTGTCAAGCCAGGCTCACGGCCGGATTCAAACCCTCGGTAA
- a CDS encoding isoprenyl transferase produces the protein MGLDDVLSWVEQDSAEAELASQIDFERLPTHVAIIMDGNGRWAAQRGLPRVHGHRAGIDSVRDVVEASARLGVQVLTLYAFSVENWKRPPGEVATLMTLLKRYLRQELRTLLDNNIRFNVVGRGDELTPDIRDELAFATRQTKANTSMQFNIALNYGGRAEIVDAARCAMDAGICANDLDEERFAGFLYTAGQPDPDLLIRTSGEMRVSNFLLWQIAYAEIWVTETLWPDFRCRHLFEALLAYQRRERRYGGINRPVVAG, from the coding sequence ATGGGCCTGGACGATGTCCTAAGTTGGGTTGAACAAGATTCGGCGGAAGCTGAACTGGCTAGCCAAATCGACTTTGAACGTCTTCCCACCCACGTGGCCATCATAATGGACGGGAATGGACGGTGGGCGGCACAGAGAGGTTTGCCACGTGTCCATGGTCACCGAGCCGGCATCGACTCGGTACGTGATGTGGTCGAGGCATCTGCGCGACTCGGTGTGCAGGTGCTGACGCTCTACGCGTTCTCAGTTGAGAATTGGAAGCGTCCGCCTGGCGAGGTCGCTACGCTGATGACGCTGCTCAAGCGTTACCTGCGTCAGGAATTGAGAACACTCCTAGACAACAACATTCGATTCAATGTCGTTGGGCGTGGAGATGAGCTTACTCCAGATATCCGTGACGAGTTGGCTTTTGCTACTCGACAGACCAAGGCTAACACCTCTATGCAGTTTAACATCGCTCTAAACTACGGCGGGCGAGCGGAGATCGTCGATGCCGCACGGTGTGCGATGGATGCGGGCATTTGCGCAAATGATCTCGACGAAGAGCGCTTTGCAGGCTTTCTTTACACAGCCGGACAGCCTGATCCGGATTTACTTATCCGGACGAGCGGCGAGATGCGAGTCAGCAACTTTCTGTTGTGGCAGATCGCCTACGCGGAAATTTGGGTGACAGAGACCCTCTGGCCGGATTTCCGATGTCGCCATTTGTTCGAAGCGCTTCTTGCTTATCAGAGGCGAGAACGGCGTTACGGTGGAATCAATCGTCCGGTTGTTGCCGGATAG
- a CDS encoding phosphoribosyltransferase family protein, giving the protein MVSRQADISERALKDLQRLQVLMVDGHFDYGNGYHGRAYLNAHQLFRQPSTIWRFAQDLIDVLPFELLSQVEVFAGPVTGGALLAHTIAGLMDGKRKLTHPPCVFAPFNVGTDRGLYLRSFYAAQIAGKRVLLADDVRNTGETLHKCAELVTEAGGTPIGTVQIYDRLEVVKALTVPNIALAEYRAPDNYPAEACPLCASGQAITAF; this is encoded by the coding sequence GTGGTGAGTCGGCAGGCCGATATTAGTGAGAGAGCACTGAAAGATTTGCAGCGGCTCCAGGTTCTGATGGTTGATGGCCATTTTGATTACGGTAATGGATACCACGGCCGTGCATACCTAAACGCTCACCAGCTATTCCGTCAGCCATCGACGATATGGCGTTTTGCTCAGGACCTCATCGATGTTCTTCCGTTTGAACTTCTGTCACAGGTCGAAGTGTTTGCCGGACCGGTGACCGGTGGAGCCCTCCTAGCGCACACCATCGCTGGCCTGATGGACGGGAAGCGGAAGTTGACCCATCCGCCCTGCGTGTTTGCACCGTTCAATGTTGGCACTGACCGTGGCCTGTATCTTAGAAGTTTCTATGCCGCTCAAATTGCTGGTAAGCGGGTTTTACTTGCTGACGACGTCCGTAATACGGGTGAGACACTCCATAAGTGTGCGGAGCTCGTCACCGAGGCGGGCGGGACACCAATCGGAACTGTCCAGATTTACGACAGACTCGAAGTCGTTAAGGCCCTCACTGTGCCGAATATAGCGCTTGCCGAGTACCGGGCACCAGACAATTATCCGGCCGAAGCTTGTCCGCTCTGCGCTTCTGGTCAGGCGATTACAGCTTTTTGA
- a CDS encoding TolC family protein yields MIGEVFQRLFALGVVAISLLCVMSASGQTLAKYERSSVLEGIRLSEGLVLPQVEDEQMGNQAVLRLSLDEAVEMALEQNLDIRVQRLSPLIQDISILDARSAWAPTFNTTLQNNSQVSPSTSQLSGGLKQINTDTLQNAVGITQLTPWGGNYSVNWDGNRQSTSSFFTSFNPALRSTVSVQYVQPLLRNLKIDNVRQRLQISRTNRDISDIQLRDTITSTIRQVKNAYWELSASIATFAVQQQSLELAEESLRNNRTRVEVGTMAPIDIVEAEAEVARNEEAVIVAEALIEENEDVLRTLIMESSAPNFWSVRLEPSDTARLHAGEIDIDAAVANALSQRTDITQIRRNLDNADTNIRYYENQRLPDLNFQMNYSATAAGGTKLTREGMFGGDVISQTESSFGSVMRSALVSDFPTWTFAMTLSYPLGTSTADANLARSRLERTQTEVRIRTAELRAAQEVRRAGRNVNTNIKRVDATRVARQLAEDRLEAEQKKFNVGMSTSFLVFQAQRDLADARNSELGAVLDYNQALVDFEAVQEISLTGGGGSFTLTPGATSGVQASGGQLGGGQLVGGQFAGGAGPPF; encoded by the coding sequence ATGATTGGGGAAGTTTTTCAACGGTTGTTCGCCCTGGGAGTTGTGGCGATTTCTTTGTTGTGTGTCATGTCCGCGTCAGGTCAGACACTGGCCAAATACGAACGGTCTTCCGTGCTCGAAGGAATTCGACTTAGTGAAGGCTTAGTTCTACCGCAGGTCGAAGACGAACAGATGGGAAATCAGGCGGTTTTGAGACTCTCCCTGGATGAAGCCGTCGAAATGGCCTTGGAACAAAATCTCGACATTCGAGTGCAGCGATTAAGTCCTTTAATTCAGGACATATCCATTTTGGACGCGCGGTCGGCTTGGGCACCGACTTTTAACACAACCCTCCAAAATAACTCTCAGGTCAGCCCGTCCACGAGCCAACTGTCAGGCGGCCTGAAACAGATCAATACCGACACGCTTCAGAATGCTGTCGGCATCACTCAACTCACGCCATGGGGCGGAAACTACAGCGTTAACTGGGACGGCAATCGCCAGTCGACCTCAAGCTTCTTCACCAGCTTCAATCCAGCACTGCGATCAACAGTGTCAGTGCAATATGTCCAACCGCTACTCAGGAATCTCAAGATTGACAACGTGAGACAGAGGCTACAAATCAGCAGGACCAACCGTGATATCTCTGACATCCAGTTAAGAGACACGATCACGTCGACCATTCGTCAGGTCAAGAACGCCTATTGGGAGCTATCGGCTTCTATTGCGACGTTCGCTGTGCAGCAACAATCCCTCGAACTCGCTGAGGAGTCACTACGAAACAATCGGACTCGGGTTGAAGTGGGCACTATGGCCCCGATTGACATTGTTGAAGCTGAGGCTGAAGTCGCGAGGAATGAAGAGGCTGTCATCGTCGCTGAGGCCCTCATTGAGGAGAACGAAGACGTGTTGCGGACCCTGATTATGGAATCCTCCGCTCCGAATTTCTGGTCAGTGCGATTGGAGCCAAGCGACACCGCGCGTTTACATGCTGGCGAAATTGATATTGACGCCGCAGTCGCCAATGCTCTTAGTCAACGAACTGACATCACACAGATCAGACGAAACCTAGATAATGCCGATACGAACATTCGCTATTATGAGAATCAACGGCTGCCAGACCTCAACTTCCAGATGAATTATTCAGCTACAGCCGCAGGCGGGACAAAGTTGACGCGGGAAGGAATGTTTGGCGGAGACGTAATCAGCCAAACTGAGTCAAGTTTTGGTTCAGTAATGCGTAGTGCTCTGGTCAGTGACTTTCCGACCTGGACATTCGCTATGACACTGTCCTATCCGCTGGGCACAAGCACTGCTGATGCCAACCTAGCACGGTCCCGTCTCGAGCGGACGCAGACCGAGGTTCGAATACGAACCGCGGAACTTCGCGCGGCCCAGGAAGTTCGACGAGCGGGCCGGAACGTCAACACCAACATTAAGCGAGTCGATGCGACCAGGGTGGCCCGTCAATTGGCCGAAGATCGTTTGGAGGCGGAACAAAAAAAATTCAATGTTGGTATGTCAACAAGCTTTCTCGTGTTCCAAGCTCAGCGAGACCTAGCTGATGCACGTAACAGCGAATTAGGTGCTGTGCTCGATTACAACCAGGCTCTTGTTGACTTCGAAGCGGTGCAAGAGATTTCACTGACTGGGGGCGGCGGTTCGTTCACACTTACACCTGGAGCGACCAGTGGCGTACAAGCCAGCGGTGGCCAGCTTGGTGGAGGGCAACTCGTCGGTGGTCAGTTCGCAGGCGGAGCCGGTCCACCGTTCTAG
- a CDS encoding TIGR02757 family protein — MGLERLFTGSNIVKSAEDPIQIVYRYPETADREIVAFCASALAFGRVKTVMASIEALVALMGPSPLRFITTFEPADAQRHLRGFRHRWIRDADIVALLWMLRQMIDQHGSIEKFFAEGRGEVTVSVACQLESFCTRAMALDISRAYGRVPRTPGVRYFFPRPSTGSACKRLNLFLRWMVRRDEPDPGGWTILAPSVLIVPLDVHVIRVSQCLGLTPYRSSGWRMAASITDSLRDLDADDPIRYDFAICHLGIAGACGFERREKDSRCPLRGLCRPAPRRKRSIQAIR, encoded by the coding sequence ATGGGGCTCGAGCGTCTCTTTACTGGCTCCAACATTGTCAAATCGGCCGAGGACCCGATTCAAATCGTTTACCGCTACCCAGAGACTGCAGATAGGGAAATTGTTGCTTTCTGTGCGTCCGCCCTCGCATTTGGGCGAGTGAAAACCGTGATGGCTTCTATCGAAGCACTTGTGGCTTTGATGGGGCCGTCGCCGCTACGTTTCATTACGACGTTTGAACCGGCTGATGCACAACGCCACTTACGCGGATTTAGGCATCGCTGGATTCGCGACGCTGACATCGTAGCGCTACTTTGGATGCTTCGGCAGATGATTGACCAGCATGGGTCGATTGAAAAATTTTTTGCCGAAGGGCGAGGTGAGGTAACGGTATCGGTAGCCTGTCAGCTCGAATCGTTTTGCACACGGGCAATGGCACTCGATATTAGTCGAGCGTACGGGCGCGTTCCACGGACGCCAGGTGTCCGCTATTTCTTTCCGCGTCCCTCGACTGGTAGTGCATGCAAACGCCTGAACTTGTTCCTTCGCTGGATGGTGCGTCGGGACGAACCAGACCCTGGAGGCTGGACGATTCTCGCACCCTCGGTGCTGATCGTCCCACTGGACGTGCATGTGATTCGAGTTAGTCAATGCCTCGGCCTGACGCCTTACCGCTCTTCCGGCTGGCGGATGGCTGCATCAATTACAGATTCCCTCCGTGATCTCGATGCGGATGACCCCATCCGGTACGATTTCGCGATCTGCCATCTAGGGATAGCGGGAGCGTGCGGATTCGAACGCCGGGAGAAGGACTCCCGGTGTCCGCTTCGTGGACTGTGCCGACCGGCACCTCGACGGAAACGGTCGATTCAAGCAATCCGATAG
- a CDS encoding 1-deoxy-D-xylulose-5-phosphate reductoisomerase: MKSIAILGSTGSIGTTALAVVEANSDALRVVGLAAGENSARLAEQAVRFKPNVIGMATPDALTEVRRALGVDGTRGVALHAGPEGLAAVATHPEADIVLCASAGTSALEAVLLAIEAGKTIALANKEVLVVAGGLVMEAARRRGVAILPVDSEHNAIHQCLHGRPVSDVRRLILTASGGPFREWPPERLKTVRPEDALRHPTWNMGDKITVDSATLMNKGLEVIEARWLFGMTADDIDVLVHPQSVVHSMVELCDGSVIAQLGITNMRLPIQYAFSYPDRWNASVETLDLSNCGPLEFHQPDSERFSCLGLAYRALRTEGALPIVLNAANEVAVSAFLRGKLPFIGIPMLIERALNARTNMENTPIRTLAEVRDVDRWAHEFSRELLPEVQSV, encoded by the coding sequence GTGAAAAGTATCGCGATTCTAGGGTCAACTGGTTCCATTGGCACTACTGCACTGGCGGTCGTGGAAGCCAATTCCGACGCGTTACGCGTCGTTGGTCTTGCGGCTGGGGAGAATTCGGCACGCCTCGCTGAACAGGCGGTGCGTTTTAAGCCTAATGTCATCGGGATGGCCACACCCGATGCTTTAACCGAAGTGCGAAGGGCGCTGGGTGTTGATGGCACAAGGGGGGTTGCGTTGCACGCTGGCCCTGAAGGCCTTGCTGCCGTGGCGACACATCCCGAAGCTGACATCGTGCTATGCGCTTCTGCTGGCACCTCTGCACTCGAGGCAGTCCTATTGGCGATCGAGGCAGGAAAGACGATTGCTCTCGCGAATAAAGAGGTGCTGGTGGTAGCTGGGGGTCTTGTGATGGAAGCTGCCCGACGGCGCGGTGTTGCGATTCTTCCCGTCGATAGCGAGCACAACGCGATCCACCAGTGTCTGCACGGTCGACCTGTTTCAGATGTGCGGCGTTTGATTTTAACTGCGTCAGGGGGCCCTTTTCGTGAATGGCCGCCTGAGCGTCTGAAAACCGTTCGGCCTGAGGACGCGCTACGCCATCCGACATGGAACATGGGAGATAAGATCACCGTTGACTCGGCCACGTTGATGAATAAGGGGTTGGAGGTCATTGAAGCGCGCTGGTTGTTTGGCATGACGGCTGATGACATTGACGTTCTCGTGCACCCTCAGTCAGTTGTCCATTCGATGGTCGAACTGTGTGATGGATCAGTCATTGCTCAGTTGGGCATTACCAATATGCGGCTGCCGATTCAGTATGCTTTTTCGTACCCTGACCGATGGAACGCCAGCGTGGAGACGCTGGACCTTTCAAACTGCGGGCCACTAGAGTTCCACCAACCTGACTCTGAGCGTTTTTCTTGCTTGGGACTAGCCTACCGTGCATTGCGGACGGAGGGTGCGCTACCGATTGTCCTAAACGCAGCCAACGAGGTTGCGGTATCTGCTTTTCTCCGAGGTAAGTTGCCCTTCATCGGGATTCCTATGTTGATTGAGCGCGCTCTGAATGCCCGAACCAATATGGAAAACACTCCGATCCGTACACTGGCCGAGGTGCGTGATGTGGATCGCTGGGCACACGAGTTTTCACGTGAACTGCTCCCAGAGGTACAATCAGTGTGA
- a CDS encoding dihydroorotase, giving the protein MKILLKGGRVVDPATNRDTICDVLIDGAVIERVGSDLPTAGVTVVEVPTGCVVCPGFIDMHVHLREPGQEHKETIATGTTAAVAGGFTAVACMPNTQPVNDHAGITELILSKAAAAAQARVYPIGAVSRGSQGEQLADLAELRAAGCVAVSDDGHPVADALLMRRALEYASSFGMPVIDHCEDPALRGGVAHEGFQASALGLRGLPAIAEELIVERDVTIAGLIGAPVHVAHMSVQGSLRAVRSGKDRDVPVTCEVTPHHFILTDEVLQSYDTNTKMNPPLREVADRDTMLQGLADGSIDVIATDHAPHHYDEKAVEFDRAPFGIIGLETAVSLSLDRLVKRGVLSLNRLVELYSTNPARILGVAGGILETGAPADLTIIAPDIQTTIDTTQMRSKAKNTPFDGWELCGSVAATIVAGRVLYVSDTVAGANVFSKEWK; this is encoded by the coding sequence ATGAAGATACTGTTGAAAGGTGGTCGAGTTGTCGACCCTGCAACAAACCGCGACACCATTTGCGATGTGCTTATCGATGGTGCGGTAATTGAACGGGTTGGCTCAGACCTACCAACTGCCGGCGTAACGGTCGTCGAAGTTCCCACCGGATGTGTGGTATGTCCCGGTTTTATTGACATGCATGTACACCTGCGTGAACCTGGACAGGAGCACAAGGAGACAATCGCGACGGGAACGACTGCTGCTGTGGCTGGGGGTTTCACTGCCGTTGCATGCATGCCTAATACCCAGCCTGTGAATGACCATGCGGGAATCACAGAACTTATTTTGTCCAAGGCTGCGGCCGCAGCACAAGCGAGGGTGTATCCGATCGGTGCCGTTTCACGTGGATCGCAAGGGGAGCAACTCGCAGACCTTGCGGAGTTACGAGCTGCTGGGTGTGTTGCAGTTTCTGATGACGGTCATCCGGTTGCCGACGCACTGCTGATGCGACGGGCGCTCGAATATGCCTCGTCTTTTGGGATGCCTGTCATCGACCACTGCGAAGATCCGGCGCTAAGGGGCGGTGTGGCCCATGAAGGATTTCAGGCGTCCGCGCTGGGACTTCGAGGCCTTCCGGCTATTGCCGAGGAGCTAATCGTTGAACGTGACGTAACGATAGCTGGGTTGATTGGAGCTCCAGTGCACGTCGCCCACATGAGTGTGCAGGGTTCCCTGCGAGCGGTACGTTCGGGGAAGGACCGGGACGTTCCGGTCACCTGCGAAGTCACGCCGCATCATTTCATCTTGACTGACGAAGTTCTGCAGAGCTACGACACGAATACCAAGATGAATCCACCACTGCGCGAAGTTGCTGACCGAGACACAATGTTACAAGGACTCGCCGATGGCTCTATTGATGTCATAGCAACCGACCACGCGCCACACCACTACGACGAGAAGGCGGTAGAGTTCGATCGGGCGCCGTTTGGAATTATAGGGCTTGAAACAGCGGTTTCTCTCTCTCTTGACCGCCTCGTGAAGCGTGGTGTTCTCTCGCTGAACCGGTTGGTGGAACTCTACTCAACGAATCCAGCGAGAATCCTCGGTGTCGCTGGCGGTATACTGGAAACGGGTGCACCCGCTGATTTGACGATAATCGCGCCAGATATTCAGACAACCATTGATACGACCCAGATGCGCTCAAAGGCAAAGAACACTCCCTTTGACGGCTGGGAATTGTGCGGAAGCGTCGCTGCAACCATCGTTGCCGGGCGGGTTCTCTACGTGAGTGACACGGTGGCAGGTGCCAACGTTTTTTCAAAGGAGTGGAAGTAA
- a CDS encoding glycosyltransferase family 2 protein gives MPKLSVTVITKNEKKNLAYALESVSWADELIVVDCGSEDGTADIARRFTDHVFVRSWTGYGDQKNYAAEIASHDWIFSLDADERVPHQLAQEIRQLLETEPAHRGYRVPRVTFHLGRWVRSTDWYPDFQLRLYDRRVGRWSTPSVHESVTVSGRVGRFQHELEHYTYRDLSHQLDTIDRYATLAADDMAAQGRRTSFLRLVVHPILAFLRNYLLRGGIRDGVAGFIISTMNAYYVFLKFAKLWERQRR, from the coding sequence GTGCCGAAGTTGTCGGTCACGGTTATCACAAAAAACGAAAAGAAGAACCTTGCCTACGCCCTTGAGTCAGTCTCCTGGGCTGATGAGCTTATTGTCGTTGACTGTGGTAGCGAAGATGGCACGGCTGACATCGCCCGCCGATTCACAGACCATGTTTTTGTGCGGTCTTGGACTGGGTACGGCGACCAAAAGAACTACGCGGCCGAGATCGCTAGCCACGATTGGATTTTTTCCCTCGATGCCGACGAGCGCGTCCCTCATCAATTAGCGCAGGAGATCCGTCAACTTCTGGAAACTGAACCGGCCCACCGCGGCTACCGCGTGCCAAGGGTCACTTTCCATCTCGGAAGGTGGGTCCGTTCTACTGATTGGTATCCAGATTTTCAGCTTCGCCTTTACGACCGGCGTGTTGGGCGCTGGAGCACGCCTAGTGTTCACGAATCGGTGACCGTTTCTGGACGGGTCGGCCGTTTTCAGCACGAACTCGAACATTATACGTATCGAGATCTTTCGCATCAGCTCGATACGATTGACCGCTATGCAACTCTCGCGGCAGACGACATGGCAGCCCAAGGACGGCGTACCAGCTTTCTCAGATTGGTCGTCCATCCGATCCTAGCCTTCCTTAGAAACTATCTATTACGCGGGGGAATTCGGGACGGTGTAGCTGGATTCATTATTTCAACAATGAATGCTTACTATGTATTTTTGAAGTTCGCTAAGCTATGGGAACGTCAGCGGCGCTAA